The window GATGATTGAAATTGTTCCACAAATCCGTGTGAGAATGAAGGAAGCCCAAGACAGACAAAAGTCTTACGCTGACGTCCGACGGACCGACTTACGATTTCAAGTCGGTGATAAAGTTTTTCTCAAGGTGTCCCCGTCGAAATGGATAACGTGTTTTGGTGTCAAAGGAAAGTTAAAACCGCGTTTTATCGGTCCTTATGAAATTCTCGAAGGAGTAGGACCCGTAGCCTATCGATTAGCGCTGCCGCCAAACCTTGGTAACGTGCACAACGTCTTCCATGCGTCACAGTTGCGGAAGTACGTGTTCGACCCGAAACACGTGATTCACTATGAGGAAGTTTCTTTGAATCCGGATTTGAGTTACGAGGAACGACCTCAGATGATTTTGGACCGTAAAGTTCAAATCTTGAGGAACAAATCTATTGCTAGTGTGAAAGTACTTTGGAGAAACCACGAGTACGaggaagccacgtgggagctTGAGGATAAGATGATGGAAATGTACCCGGAACTCTTTCCATgaaggtaccaaatttcgggatgaaatttcttttaagagtGGTAGGATGTAACGCCccgctttttcgaaccctaatttttgtgacgtggaaatttttgcattaaatgcttttaatgctatgacatatgtgaattaaatgatgagtgatttattgcaatattcgttgtgacctaattgcgatttggaattgagattgagttgaatggtcaacttgttgaaaatgtgacgtggctattgaatagtcaatattgtggaaaatatgacgtggtcGTGGAgtggtcaaagtcgttggaaaatgtgaagtggaggtgaaattcgaaaatgtggatattttaatgtggggacaaataataattgtggtgaaatattatcctaagggatgagtgagaatttaataggagcattatttaagtatgtggaattttcgacccctcctatttattggaaagaaatcctatttttcttggatttaaattattgcttgggataattatccaaattaaatccaaagtccaaatattCCTATTTATGCTATGAAGAATTCGAAACCCCTTTTATTCcatgaaatttttgaaatctcCTAaatatgggagaagggattatttttattatattatttgatcccttgtttattctcttccatatataaattcaaatatcctagcatatcttgtcaaatctaagaagatcttaccatatcctaatttaaataggattttaattaaatccctTTGGAAAGGGGATTACTACACGCCTACTACCATATTTTGGggagattattattattttcttgctccgtgatatgctccgtgaaatattcaaattaaatctaaggctaattaaatagccaaaatttcaaaattcccTATTATTCCTCTTCAAATTTTCGGCCTcttcaacaaacaaatctaatccaaatcttttattatttaattgatggagtatatcttaacctctataaataggagagaaatCCTAAAACCTAGCACTACAGAAAAATCGCCCCCCCTCTACTTCACGTCGTGCTCTCccctctcccactctctcaaacttttcttctactttctccattaattcttcatcttttggagaagaattgaatctgcaattcaagattttgttgaagaatcgAGATTCtacttgttttctaccgattgttcttGTGAAAAAggtacttttattttgatcttctcttcttctaccgatcaatcggtgttcttgagtccacatgcatttagatcgagtgaagggggaaattaatcggtgaaatttggatgcatgtgataagtgtgtgtgtgtgtgcatgcctcggtaggcgtgcacatgtgttgtgtgtgtgtgtgcgtgtgttgtgtgtggaaacactcatgcgtgacacgatttgatgataaatctggagttgttgtgcGAATAAAAccgatatgataatcgtactttgattttgattggaatattgaaaataatcgatgggaaagggaaacgtgagaacatgcatgattttgatccatgattgaGACCTATTTGAAATACATGAAATAAAGGTGATAGTTCGCGTTCCCGGTGTGATAATAAGAAGAAGTGTAACATCCCGAGTTTTCGTGCGCTAGTTttagagtataaaaaaaaattgacgaAAGGACGATTGGAATTAAAGTGCAAGGAAATTTAAgtttgtaaattaaaattattggaaggaggaaaagagaataaattagtaCAAAGTACAATACATGCTATACGAATTGGATACATGGAGCTACAAGTGAGATTTCTTTCAAAGATACATTTCTACAATACAAGATCTTCTACTCTATCCTTTTCTCTTCCCCATCCTTCTCGAATTTGGCATCTCATAAGACTCCAAAATTTACAGCCAATAACACCAAGGATCCTGCAGTAATTTAGCACCAAAGGGATTATTAGAAATAGGCTTCACAAAGACTCAAGGTTGGAGACTTCTCCAAAATAGCAAGTGTGACCCAACTTACACCAAAATGGCATACAATTGGATAAGCACAAGGGAGAGATGAGATGGCAGGCCCAAAAATAGGAGCCTTTGCCCTCAAGACTTGCTCAATTAGGTAAAGAAACATGATGCCAAGAAAGAGATGGAGCTGACAGCCAAATATGGGAGTCTTTGTCCCCAAGTTTCCAACACAAGAGGCCTATATAAGCAGCCCCATCCCCATTCCCCTCCCCTCTCCTTTAGACACCACAAATTCACTCAAAATCAAAGAGTGCAGCAAGGAAACGAGAAGAGCAAGAAGGCAAGGAGAGGCAGCGACGAAGCGGGGAAAACAGCCGCGAACCGAGAGGATTCACCGAGTGAGGTAATCCCCTCGATACCATTCTGGGCATCACGTAAGAACGCCACGAAATTTCCAGAACGTAGAATCATAGGCAGCATGCTCACGTAGGACATGGAATCATAGGATTTACCACAAGACTTAGCATAATTTTCTGCCAAGAATCACAACATAAAGCTTCTTCCACAAACCCAATACATGGACTCAATAATCAAACTCTCATCAAAGCTTGAACATCACCAATAGTCAAGAATCAATTTTACATAGCTATTGTCCCAAAGAATCTAATTACTTAACAGAACAAGAAAAGGGGAAGGGGCAGAGGGGACTTAGCTTTGGAGTGAGGAGTATCTGGTAGAGCTACCGAGGCGACGAGCAAGTGTCGACGGAGTCCGGAAACTCCCACGGAGCAGCTGCAGGCCGCGGttgagagagggagaaggagGCGATGCCGGTGCTGGACGGAGGGTGCGAGACGGAGGAGGCCGGCGTGAGCTTCTGGTGAGCATCGTGGCTGCCTCATGAAGGAGGCAGCGGCGAACGACGTGTGACGGCAACGGAGAAAGGAGTAACCGTCGACGGGACTCTAAAATTTCGTCAAGGCGGGGCGCGATTCCCGCCGGAGGAGGAGAAGAGGGAGGCGACGCCTCTACTCCCCGCTAACGCGGCGGTTGTGCGATCTCAGGAGAAAGAGGGAGAGCTCGACAGAGAGGGTCCGACGAAGAGAGAGAACTTGAAGGAGAGGGAAAGCTCGCCGGAGGAGAGAACGGCGGTGGCGAATTCGCCGGAGGCGGCGACGAGCTGAGGAGAGGAACCGTCGCTTCTTCTCTGTTCTTCTAATTTAGGGATTTGAAAGTTGAATTGGggattttctaattttgagttgttgtagaagagagaaagagaccGATAGATGAAGGAGTATAATTTGGGCcttctaataatttaattagatttggGCCTAGAGGCTATAATGTTGGGCtctagtaattaattaaaggagtggttgtttttaattaagagTTGGGCCCAAGTATTATTTAAGGAGTGGGTTATGGTTCTGGGCCAGTTAAATAACAAGGAATGGGCtgcctaatttaattagttgcgCTTAGagatgaattaattaagagGGCCGATTAATTGTGAGGAAAAATACACCAATTACATGTCTAAATAGTTTGAGTCGAGAATTATTTATGAgaagttggaatttatttaagaatttagttggagctcaattaattaattcccgAATAATTTAGTAAGTTCCCAAAGATGGAAAGTGATGAAGATGGAGATGCGAAGGGCCGACCGGCGTCGCCCCGCGACGCCATGGGCAGCCTtaagaaaattcaaagaaaagattAAGAAAGGATTTTCCAAGAATCCATATTAAATGctcaagtaattattttaaagataatgGAACTTCTCCGAATTTAGTTTAAGTGGACAAATAAATCCTACAACTTAATGAAGCCCGAGAAAGGACTAGAGATTCTATGAGACAAGACTAAGGATATAGGTGCTATGCCATAGGGTACATGCATTCTTTCTAAGGAGAAATAGTTCAAGTACTAATTAGCGTGCTacgctatttatttttcaaaggaaaaattgctcaagggaAAGTGAGGTCAAACCGAATAATTGAATTGACGAATAAGCATAccaggtgggctttctttatCCAGCACACTAGTGtggatataaatcaaatacttgcgaaattatgaaaaatcatcttttctcaaaatggaGCTATGATTcttttcaaattgttttcatgccataaatgttttgttttttctatgAATGTCATGGAATGGATTGTATCATTGGATTGTCATGGAATGATGGGTGACCGTTGGAGCGACACTTGACTggaatgaatgatgaatgatgaatgatgaatgatgaatgatgaacgATGAACGATGAATGATGAacgatgaatgatgaatgatgaatgataaGTTAGGATTTATGAAAGAACCTAGTCTGCAGTTGAACTTTTAGCTCACAAAAGaacttagtaagctcgggccttttaagaaaaaaccatgtgtgttactgtgatggctTGAAAACTATataatgtatgttttgttttcggcaCGTGTCCACTTAGTACTCCTGTACTctgccctgcatgtatttataaatgtgcaggttgaacgtcaaAAGGATGGAGTGATGATCGGAGTCGATGTTATCAAGTTGATCTCTCACGATTCGTGTGTTCATACACGAAGCCGTTTAGTAAGGACTTATTCCGCTGCTCTTTTGTGAAGTGAGAATTGTAGAATCTCACTATCAACTCTGATTTATTTGAAGAGATGTCTATTCTGTTTTCAAGACCATGTAATGAAATACTTGGCTTCTATGATATCAATTGACTTGGCCTTGTGAAATTCTCAAGTTCTAGCCCTTTTCTTTCCCCGCTTCTTAAATCCCTCTTATTAGTCGCGGTTTACCCGTtttcgctatccttagcaaaatgTGGTCGTGACAAGAAGTGCGTTTTTGAACTCGAaggaaatcgaggtgggctttattctaaactctctcttatgttgcaaatatatgaaagtggagcaataagggtggattaaactgttatgccatgcctacgattattttggatattgtgtgtgcctgatgcctagattgtgagtacgctccattaggctatagggctataaaACCGAATTCGGGTTTGAGTAGGggcgcaaaccctatcaggctagtgtacactggagatcgggagccgtccttgctagtcggccggtctcgtgggcgaaagtgtggccacacttcgtcgcaccataTGAAATgttaattgatgagaaaatgggatgtattgtttgactggccagtccatgatatattttgtgatactcgatgcttatctttagataaatgcaaaacctcgagttcactatggtaagggtggcataactataaaatgttttggcatgagttcactgagtatgctcaaaatactcagccctgcatgtgttttccctatgtgcaggttgagcggcgatgggcggtcggtggtgttgagacaGTTGAATCGAATAAGATGGATGGTTGGGATTttgagtgtagtcgtgtccTCGTACATGGCTTCGCTTCTCTtggaatgcttccgctgaatattttgaaacttattaCCTTTGGTTGTTTTAAACTTATTTCTTCGAATTAGAATATGGTGAAttattgcgttttgttggagCTACAATAAACCTTTGACCTTTGAGCTTCGCCTATGTTAGCTATTAAATCTTGTTTCCGTATTTAAAGtcgttgacttattgccttgatatttcattaaacgcttggtcaaatctctttaaatgaaaccttACTCTATTTCTCTTGTTGCCTTAAGTTTGCCTAGTTAACAGTCgtcgtatttattataccctagaaatgccgggctgttacaaggctaatttcatgcatcggttatgtgatgaaaaatcaccatttactgggtctaacacattGTTTaggccaggtgtgtgaaggaaattCGCCAGGTCCAGGAAGAATTGAAGGAAgtggactagcgaaggaaagaGGCGAAAAGTGATCAGAATCAAGGaagaaaatggctagacgAAGGGAATCCGAAGCTGGGGGCAAAGAAGACTATACACACAAAAGAGCCCCTGCTGGACCCACTTTCACGCCTATATAaggaggagcatgcaacacacatgTTATACACGATAtagctctcagctcacacacacacacacacttgggaaatgagAATTTTGGGGTAGAATAGTGGTCTCATCTTCGGGAAATTTgtgcaacaccgtcctcaaggagggcgaagatacaatcatttACTTTTCAGCACTTACGTTTCGCTTTCTGTCGAACTTCGCCATTTCGAAGTCGATTTGTTCGTTTGCTACTTGCTgtttatctatgaattttatttcatgttatgaaggtgttgattctgtgttgatttatgttgattcTATGTTTTGAGGAGTTTTGTTTCGGAGGTTGATCATTATTCTCTGTGTTGGATGTTTTGCGTTCTTGATCTGGGAAATATGAGTTGATAtgtggttgttgttgttgttgatctgtgGAGAATCGGCGAATCTGTAGTTATGGAGTTGATTTTGATCAGAGTTTGtctcggatgcttggatccggagtggatttagcatccgaagtgtggATCTAAACAGGGGAACTGaattgtgcatggattttgaatttctgCTTTCGTTTTTGCTTTACTTCATCTAGGAGATAGAGATCTGAGTTTTTGTTGGGTTTCTCGGTGTTTTTCTGACGTCCGATTTGTTGGTCGCCGTTGAGTTGTTAGCATTGTTCTGTTTTCATCATGTTTTAGTTAAATTTCGATTGTGCTTGCGTTTGTAGGTAGTTAGGCTTAGAATtggttattttgcagcttttggTCGTACACTTCTATTTTCgggaaaatggtccccactgcATGCATCGAGTATGTCTAGCTAGATTAGGTAGTGACATTACTAGATCTAGGAAGTTGGTTTGAAGATAGTGATGATATAATGCCAATCTTTGTTACGTGGTTGTTTTCATATTCTTAGATCTAGAGATAGttatatttcttttcctttgtcTAGTATAAGttcctcaacccaaatttgcgtggcagcagccataCCACCCAAAAACCCtttaaatgcatgatttcgcatctgtcctcgtgggatcgatccctacttccctatactaattCTAGTATacgcgggttgagggttttgaagtgATATACTATGTGTCCAacgaccgagatctttcaGCGTTCcgcgagttcctagaccttgtgatctagtggattttcTGGACCCAGGAAGCTTGATATTCCATTTTGTACACGCAGCAAAAAATTATCtatcaaatggcgccgttgccggggatggattgTGTTTCTTTCAATCGTGTTTAGATGGATTTTGGtgtatatagtttaatttctttctgtttcgttgttgttgtttccAGTTTATAAACGCGGGCTCCCATTTCGGAAGTTGGGCTAGTTCATCTGGGTCAGGAAACGCCCGATACAAGTGGCAGGTCAAGGAGTCTACGTCCACTGTCACCACCAGATCCGGGTTGAGTACGGTAGATCCATTCCCAttcgaatcagaaagtgagaatGAGTGGAACTCGTCGGGAGAAGAGGACCCAAAGTCGTCTACAGAGACAGAGGATTCCGAAACCGAGGAAGAGGAAGGTGAATATGGCGAACGTGGCAGATCCAGATCCAGATATTGGCTCGCTGACTGCGCATCTAGACGGTGAGCCAGCCCAAGCCATTGTTACCAACCAGAGGCAGAGATCCATCGACACGACATTAAGACCAACGTGCTAGGGGTCTTACCAACGttctctggacgaaggaaCGAATGCCCGTATGAGTTCTTGAACTAATTCGGAAAACTGTGTGGCATTCAGAAAAGGCCTAACGATACGACTGAGGAGGATTATCGCTTGAGAGCAATTCCGTTTGCTTTGAAGGGGGAAGCCAACACATGGCTATTGAGGTTACCTCCGAACTCGATCTGAACCTGGAGGGATTTCAAGTTAGAATTTctggattattttttcccttcaAGCAAGACGAACGCTCTGAAGAAGGAAATCCAGGAGTGCAAGCAAGAGtatgatgagtctctgagcTCATACTGGTCCCGGTTCAAGGGActgttggatgcttgtccgaaccacaggatgatCGACGCAGAGACTTACTATCTGTTttacgaaggtgcaaaccctgaatcaaaagatttgatgaattcctcgagcaggggaaattttaccaagaataaagcaatTGAAGACAGAGAAACCTTGAGGAGATTGAtcgaggcgaagaaggcctatgataaccctcGGAGCATTATGAGAAGGGGATCGGCCAATGTAGTGACAGAGCAAGATGATAAGAAAGTGGAGGCCAGGATAGAAAAGTTGGAGAAAGCACttttaaatgcaattgagaagtACAACCCTCATGCCCCACAAGAAAATGAGAAGTCCCCTGGTCCAGAGGAAAGACAACTTCAACCTTATTACGGTCAACCCTGTGAAGGAGAGTACCAAGCCCAGGCGAATTCGATGGGGAGCTGGAATCCGGATGGAAGTTGAAATCAGGGAAGGCAAAAGGAGGCCCCATGGAGAGCTCACCCtaattttagatggactgaCAATGATCCAAGTCAACCGCCTCCACTGCAGATCACAAATTATGAACACCCTCCTGAGAGGCAGTCCAATTGGTCAGGAAGGAATCAGGAGGGGCAGCAGCAATTGGGATACAGGACTCAGGATCATACCAATTGGGGAAGAAGAaatcagaacaatccagggCCCTATGTGCCACCACACCAGAGGAATAACCAAGGAAATTACCAGAATTCCCAACCTAAccatcaagggaatcaaggaTCTAGCAACCAGTATAATAACcaccaagggaatcaagggaaTTATTGgcagaaccaaggtcaagggtcgaatttgaatcaattcaactccaaaccacaaaggagtttggatgacatggtccacaACCTAGTGAATTCGCAGCAGTTCATACAGAATAACCTGCATTCCAACAATGACGTGGTGCACAAGCTGCAAGACGCCCAGTTGGAACACAAAGCAGCCATGGACAAGATGGCAAAGCAGCTGTCTCAGATTGCGGTTtctttgaatgagatgcggggaaatgaaggaaaacttCCTGCCACAGTCAAGCCACCTGACCGAGCAAACAATAGTCAGATCACCTTGAGATCCGGTCGGGGTTATGAAGGACCGACGCTGGAGATCGATAAAGACACACCCGCACAGGCAAGTAAGGGGAAGGAGAGCCAAGTGTCTCACAAGGACAGCTCTAGACCCAGAGAAATTCATATTTAGGATGACATCCAGAAGGGAGATTTGGAGAGATCTTTACCTCGAGCAGctgatccatttttcctagATCCAGAGCCTGAGTTAGAAAGTAAGGAAGTGAGTAGGGAAACTGGCGAAACCCCAGCTGGGAGTTCCACAAATGCGGTGAAGTGAGCGAAGCCGTTTCCATACCGAGGGGAAgccaagaaaaagaaggatgatacagaggaccTCATGGAAATTTTTAGCAAgctggaaatcaacctgcctTTCTTGCAAGCCTGAAGATGCCTACCTTTaacaagttcatcaaggaattcatagcTGGGAAGACAAAGCCGGCGAaaagattgtgatcggggagaatgtATCTactgtgatacaaaagagaatGATGCCTTCaaaatgcacagacccaggtatgttcacacTACCCATTTCTCTAGGGGACATTAGAGTCGAGCATGTCATGTGTGATCTAGAGGAAtctataaatgttttaccacTTTCAATCTACAAGAAACTGACAGGAGTTAGGATGGTCGATACCAAGGTGGTAATCCAGTTAGCGGATAGGACTTGCATCTGTCCTGaaggtgtgttagaaaatgtcatagtcaaggtgcatgattttctatatcctgctgatttctatgttatcaaaatgaatgataatgagtctgctgagtctagtggcgtgCTCTTAGGGAGACCGTTCTTGCGTAccgctaagaccattatcgtCGTCTTTGATGGAACGATTTGTCTGGactataatggggaaaaatatacatttagcatAGATAAGGGAATGAAAAGGCCATTagatgttgaaaatttgtatgctatagatgttattaaccccttggtccaagaatatcttgagactgaattgatacaggaacaaattgacaactcggagttgagccatttAATCGATCGAGAAGTTGTAGgatggtgtgcagcaatgaacacaatGGAATTGACAGATGAGGAACTAGCAGAAGCCATCATGGAGTTTTGCAAAAATCCCAAGTCGATAGATCAAGGGGATCAGCCCATGTGGCCAGTTTGGAAAATTCTCCAGGGTCTGGAAAGGAGACATTACCTGAtgttgcaaaaaaaaatcccttgccccaggagaTGACTGACACCAAGAAGGAACTGAAGACACTTCCATCAGGTCTCAAGTATGCTTACTTGGAAGAGAATGAGACATTCCCAGTGATAGTCAACAGTAACTTGACCGAGGAGCAGAAGAAGGAACTATTGGAAGTAATCAAGcaaaacaagaaagcaataggatGGACCCTCTCCGATTTAGTAGGAATCAGCCCTGATctctgcatgcaccacatccggTTGGAGGAGGGTGTGAAGGCTCATCCAGACGCACAACGGAAGCTGAATCCGAATATGCGGGAGGAAGTTCTGAAGGAGGTGTTGAAATTGCTCTCtctagggatcatctactccatcCCGGATagtgagtgggtcagtcctgtccatatggtgccCAAAAAGTCAGGAATACAGGTtgtaaaaatggaaaagaacgAATTGGTGCCCACTAGGCTGGTGACTgggtggaggatgtgcatcgactatagGAAGCTGAATGAAGCCACGAAGAAGGATCACTTTCCTCTACCATTCATTGACCAGATGTTAGAAATTTTAGCTAGGaaacagtatttttgtttccttcaTGGATACAACGGTTATTTCCAGATCTACGTAGACCCAGAGGATCAGGGGAAGACCACATTCACGTGCCCTTTCGGTACGTATGCATACCGCAAAATGCCGTTTGGGTTGTGTAACGCACCAGGAACGTTCcagcggtgtatgatgagtatCTTTTCGGATTTGCTTGaggtatgcattgagatattcatggatgattATACCGTATATGGGAATTCATTCGACACTTGTTTGGCCAGCCTTGAATGCCACCTGGTCctgaatttcgaaaaatgccacttcatggtgactgaaggtattgtcctgggtcacgtggtCTCTGAAAGAGGGATACACGTAAACAAGGAAAAGGTGGATGTGATATCGAAGTTACCTTACCccacaaaccaaaaagaagttAGAGGCTTCCTGGGTCACGCGAGattttataggaggtttattAGGGATTTCGTGAAAATCGCGCAACCGCTCACCCATCTGTTGCACAAcgatgtggaattcgtctttgacgaaggatgcaGCAGGCTTTTCAATTGCTTAAGGAAAAACTCGTGTCAGCACCAATAATCAAGGCGCCAGACTGGAATCACccttttgagataatgtgcgATGCCAGTGACTTTGCTGTAGGAGCTGTCCTAGGTCAAAAGATAGATGggaaaaagttatgtgatcttctatgcatC is drawn from Salvia hispanica cultivar TCC Black 2014 chromosome 6, UniMelb_Shisp_WGS_1.0, whole genome shotgun sequence and contains these coding sequences:
- the LOC125196303 gene encoding uncharacterized protein LOC125196303 isoform X1 is translated as MELTAKYGSLCPQVSNTRGLYKQPHPHSPPLSFRHHKFTQNQRVQQGNEKSKKARRGSDEAGKTAANREDSPSEVERQKDGVMIGVDVIKLISHDSCVHTRSRLVERRWAVGGVETVESNKMDGWDFECSRVLVHGFASLGMLPLNILKLITFGCFKLISSN
- the LOC125196303 gene encoding uncharacterized protein LOC125196303 isoform X2 — encoded protein: MELTAKYGSLCPQVSNTRGLYKQPHPHSPPLSFRHHKFTQNQRVQQGNEKSKKARRGSDEAGKTAANREDSPSEVERRWAVGGVETVESNKMDGWDFECSRVLVHGFASLGMLPLNILKLITFGCFKLISSN